The window CAAAAAGTTTTTTAAAATGTACAAATATCCTCCTCTTCCGGAACCCGTAGAGAATGCAGTGATGGAAAAAAGGGTTGTCAGAGACATTGAAGACACAGGAAGCGTCCCTGTAGAGATCGTAGAAGATGTGGGGATCACTATAGAGTTCCGTGTAGAAGGCTGCATCCAGTGTGGCCTATGTAACGAAGAATGCCCGGAAAATGCCCTTGTAACCATCGAGAGAAACGGAAGTTTCTTTGCAAGTTGCAGGACTCAGGACTGCCTTGGAACAAGCTGCAGACGCTGTGCCCGGATCTGCCCGATAAAAGCAATAGATTTCAAGAATATCGCAATTCAGACCACGAGCGAGCTTCAGAAAAGCGGAATTACCGGTGGAATCTACTGAAAAGCGAATCTCTAAAAACATAACTGGCCGGGGTTCGAAAAATGACCAAAATAAGCGTATCTTCCTGCATGTGCGGTTTTAGCCATACGATAGTGGGAAGAGTTGAAGGAGACAGGATCATCATAAAGATCGAAACTCCCTGTGAAAAATTCAGAGAACTCACCTGCCTGGAATTCCCTCTTCAGGAACTGCCCGAGAATCAAAGCGATATCACCCTTGAGCTGGAAAGACAAACGGACTGCTCCCTTGAATGCACCAGGGAATGCGCCCTGGACTGCACGCGGGAATGCCTGATTCCCAACGCAGTGTTCAATATATGCAGTATAGAAAAAGAGCTTGCAGAAATACCTATTCTTGAAAGTGAGGAATACACGATTTCAGAGTTGCAGTGACTGGTGAGGAGGGGGCTTTTCAAAGGATTAATCCCCCTTCCTCACTTAATTCAAATACTTAATAATAATACTTACATTATCGATTTTTAAAAAGCTCTGGATTGGCACCTATTACCTCATTCATATCTTCCGTATTTTTCTGCTGCATCTACCATTGCCATCACTTTAACAGGTGCTGCATTGACCGGAAATTCGCATTCAGGTGAGAGAATAAACCCACTTGGAGAGTTTATACCTTCTTCGATGTTCTGCCTGCATAGTTCCATAACTTCGTCATATGAACTACTAAGGAAAAGTGGAAGGTTTATATTGCCACAGATAATATCATGGTTTCCAAATGCCTTAATCTGATCTTTAATAGGTGTTTCCGGCCCAAAAAGCCAGAAATATTTTCCGGACCAGCCCATATCTTCTCTTAATTTTGCATAATATGGAAGATTCAAGTTCTGGTCAGCACATGGATGCATGAGTACGGCATTTACCCCCAGTTCTTTTGCGTGTGTATGAACCTTTTTCATATACGGATATGCGAATTCTTCGAACATCTGCGGAGAAATCATGTTATTTGATTCAGATGGCCCCCCATCAAAAGGAAGCAGGCTTTCTGAACCGTACTTATTTGCAAAATAATCCAAGGCATTGATGAACAGGTCACTTACCTTATCAAGTAACAGATGGACAGCTTTTGGTTCCATTAAAAGCCATGTCAAAAACTCAGAGGTATCCGCAACAACCGAAGCCGCAGTAAAATTACTACCTATTTGTATAGTAACTGGCATTCCAAGCTCAGAACACCTGGCTGCGACTCTATCTGCTATTTTATATCCACCAGGCAATTCTCGGTCAAAATCTGGAACTTCAAGTTTTTCGATATCCTCTATGGTTACCACAGGATGTTTTTTTACAAAAGGTGCACCCTGCCCTTTCCCATAGGGAAAACCTATCTCTCCGCCAAACTCCCATGCTCCACATGAGGCGTATCCATACATTGGAGTTTGTTCATAACCATGAAGCCGCATGGATGCAAACTGTGCCTCGAAACATTTGTCCCCATCAGCATAAAAATCTCCAAGTGATATACCTGTAATTTTTGAAGAATCAAAGTTGCGCTGGCGCACCCCGCCGCAAGCAACGGGGTATGTTCGCGCCACCGCTCTCGTTTTAATGGAATATTAAAAATCGAGTATTTTCATTTGCTTGTATGCTTCTTTTTCTTCCTGGTTTCCCTGATTTTGAACATAGTTTTTTATTACATCGGAAGTTGTTCCATCTCCTACTGTTCCAATGTAACCCCCATCACTCCAGAATTCACCACCCCAAAGCTGTTTTTTGATCTCAGGGTATTCTTTAAAGATTTGTCTTGCTGTAATACTTTTTAGAATTTGCATGACTTTTGAAGGAGAATACTTTGGCTCAGCTCCAACAAAAAGATGGACATGATCACCATCAGTACCAATTGCATCAAACTCAAAACAGTACCTTTCACCAATTTCAAAACAGATATTTTTTAAAAAGTTGATGAGTTCTATATCTAAAAGAAGCTTTTTACGATACTTCACATAAAAAACCATATGATATCTTATTTTATAGACACAATGGTTTGCATGTCGTAGTTCCATTTACAGCACAAAGGTAACTAAAATATAAATCAGTTAGTTAACAACGGTTACCGGGGAAGTTTTCCATCCCCGCAGCAAGCTAGCGGGGTATTCGACTGAAAATAACCCAATATAAATGGAATCACTGGTATACGATCAGGTTTTTGGCCTGAAAGAACAGCCGCCATACGTTCTGGTGATGTCATCCTGGATACCATTGTAGAAATTCCTCCCTGATTTAGATTTATTTAAAAGTATGAAACTTAAAACATAAGTATATCAGGCTGTCTCAAAAGTAAACTTGATTCTATAATTGGGATAGAATATTCGACTAAAAGGTTAATTTGTACCTAAAGTTTGGAAAAAAATCTTATTTAAGCTTAAAGTAAACATTGTCCATTATCCAATTGTAGAAATGGCTTGAGTTTTGAGACAGCCTGATATGCTGATATTGTAGCAGTTACACTCGGAAGGTAGTAATTAATTTCTAGAACAGTATCAGTTTTAAGGCTTTATAGGAGCCCCAACATTAAGTTAATTTTTTGGTTCTTACTTGTTTAAAGGTTAACACTTTTTTGAGATATTGAACAAGAAAGGATAACTATAATCCAAAAAGTTGACATCGGTTTAAAAACAAAAATACATCTATATCATCTCTGCCCTCCTGAAGAAATAAACACTGGCGCAGACCATCAGAACCGACAGTGTTAAAAGAATACCGACGTCCAGAACAATTGAGAATTCACAATGGCCAATCAATACTCCCCGCAAAGCATCCACACCATATGTCAGCGGATCAAAATAAGACAGAATCCTTATCGTGGCAGGCAAATTTGAAACCGGAAATAAAGCTCCGGATAAAAGAAACAGAGGGAATGCAATAAAATTAATAATTGTGCTAAACCCGTGAAAATCCTTTAGTACGGATGACAAAATCAATCCTATATTTATAAAGGTTATCGATATAAGAACCATTATCACGACAGAGGACAGAATCGCAGAAATAAAAGGCAGTCTAAAACCAAGTAATACCGACATCATCATAATAATAAGTGCCTGAAGGATTGATGTGGTTGCACTTCCGGAGATCATCCCAAGAACAATAGAAACTCTGCTTGCAGGAGTCACCATAACCTCTTTTAAAAATCCGAACTGCTTGTCCATTATGACACTCATTCCTGCATAAGCAGCCGTAAAAAGAAGAGTCATCCCGATGATACCCGGCACCAGATACTGGAAATATCCTATCGATTCGGGCAGACCCGGAAATTCCACTCTTCTAAAGCCCATACCCTGAAAGATCAGCATAAAAGCAGGCATGGCAATAGCGCCCACCACCCTTGACTTTGCCCTGAAATACTTTATCATCTCACGCCGCCAGAGAACATATATGACTTTTCCCTGAATCATCGGAGCATCCTCCTTCTCATCCGATCCCGTCTTGCTGAAAGTCTGCTACCTTCCTGTTCTCGTATTATAGAACCTGTCAGCTGGATAAAAACATCTTCAAGACTTGGTTTGCTGAAATTTATCGAACTAATCCCAATACCCAGATT is drawn from Methanosarcina lacustris Z-7289 and contains these coding sequences:
- a CDS encoding uroporphyrinogen decarboxylase family protein; amino-acid sequence: MARTYPVACGGVRQRNFDSSKITGISLGDFYADGDKCFEAQFASMRLHGYEQTPMYGYASCGAWEFGGEIGFPYGKGQGAPFVKKHPVVTIEDIEKLEVPDFDRELPGGYKIADRVAARCSELGMPVTIQIGSNFTAASVVADTSEFLTWLLMEPKAVHLLLDKVSDLFINALDYFANKYGSESLLPFDGGPSESNNMISPQMFEEFAYPYMKKVHTHAKELGVNAVLMHPCADQNLNLPYYAKLREDMGWSGKYFWLFGPETPIKDQIKAFGNHDIICGNINLPLFLSSSYDEVMELCRQNIEEGINSPSGFILSPECEFPVNAAPVKVMAMVDAAEKYGRYE
- the tnpA gene encoding IS200/IS605 family transposase; translation: MELRHANHCVYKIRYHMVFYVKYRKKLLLDIELINFLKNICFEIGERYCFEFDAIGTDGDHVHLFVGAEPKYSPSKVMQILKSITARQIFKEYPEIKKQLWGGEFWSDGGYIGTVGDGTTSDVIKNYVQNQGNQEEKEAYKQMKILDF
- a CDS encoding ABC transporter permease, which gives rise to MIQGKVIYVLWRREMIKYFRAKSRVVGAIAMPAFMLIFQGMGFRRVEFPGLPESIGYFQYLVPGIIGMTLLFTAAYAGMSVIMDKQFGFLKEVMVTPASRVSIVLGMISGSATTSILQALIIMMMSVLLGFRLPFISAILSSVVIMVLISITFINIGLILSSVLKDFHGFSTIINFIAFPLFLLSGALFPVSNLPATIRILSYFDPLTYGVDALRGVLIGHCEFSIVLDVGILLTLSVLMVCASVYFFRRAEMI
- a CDS encoding DUF6951 family protein: MTKISVSSCMCGFSHTIVGRVEGDRIIIKIETPCEKFRELTCLEFPLQELPENQSDITLELERQTDCSLECTRECALDCTRECLIPNAVFNICSIEKELAEIPILESEEYTISELQ